In a single window of the Acidobacteriaceae bacterium genome:
- a CDS encoding glycine zipper domain-containing protein has protein sequence MRKLMAAVLCVPLLAAVPSCGHGQQYRDYHRGDHQRFYNGAYEGGRGGDYYGHDRRYDDYDRRYHQGGIGPGKGALIGGAGGAALGALFTGSAKGAIIGGAAGAGVGAILGEHAQDNRERRY, from the coding sequence ATGCGGAAATTGATGGCGGCTGTGCTGTGCGTACCTTTGTTGGCAGCGGTTCCGTCGTGCGGGCACGGACAGCAGTATAGGGACTACCACCGCGGAGACCATCAGCGGTTTTACAACGGAGCTTATGAAGGCGGAAGGGGCGGCGATTACTACGGACACGATCGACGCTATGACGACTACGACCGGCGGTATCACCAGGGCGGGATAGGGCCGGGCAAGGGAGCGCTGATTGGCGGCGCGGGTGGAGCGGCGCTGGGAGCGCTGTTCACCGGAAGCGCCAAGGGCGCCATCATCGGCGGCGCGGCGGGTGCGGGAGTCGGCGCGATTCTCGGCGAGCATGCGCAGGATAACCGCGAACGCCGGTACTGA
- the rpsU gene encoding 30S ribosomal protein S21 has product MAEVRVQEGEPLENALRRFKRKVQTEDIIKEVKRHSFYLKPGEKRRVKEALARKRNRKKVRKEQD; this is encoded by the coding sequence GTGGCAGAGGTTCGTGTGCAGGAAGGCGAGCCCCTTGAGAATGCCCTGCGCCGGTTTAAGCGCAAGGTGCAGACGGAAGACATCATCAAGGAGGTCAAGCGCCACTCCTTCTACCTGAAGCCCGGCGAAAAGCGCCGCGTCAAGGAAGCTCTAGCTCGTAAACGGAATCGAAAGAAAGTCCGTAAAGAACAGGACTAA
- a CDS encoding site-2 protease family protein translates to MSTATTFSAEPAPPPEIHSCPSCSHWLPDGTLACPDCNTLTYGLYLRELAGTAQQFEQQGKWAEARERWRSTLKWLPENAEQAAGIQQHIAQIDSRMRAEEDRKAKWTKRLGPFAPIALFLIKIKTAIFLLFKLKFLLGILGFFGIYWALFGWKFALGFTVCLFVHEMGHFVAVKRRGLKADLPVFFPGLGAYVRWYNQGVSVDQLAAIALAGPMYGLAAALACLAIAWGTQGRTSELFVVLANVGAWINLFNMVPLLGLDGAQATYALGRVQRGLIALTCFIFFGLTVNKEMNTGFTGAFIQWVFLFVGLGMLWRCFTNDEPEKPHTATMVYFLGLILALGFLLLRTPVPFTGRGLR, encoded by the coding sequence ATGTCGACCGCAACAACGTTTTCTGCCGAACCCGCACCGCCACCGGAGATCCATAGCTGCCCAAGTTGCAGTCACTGGCTTCCGGACGGGACGCTCGCGTGTCCGGATTGCAACACGCTGACCTATGGCCTGTATCTGCGTGAACTGGCGGGGACCGCGCAGCAGTTTGAGCAACAGGGGAAGTGGGCGGAGGCGCGCGAGCGCTGGCGGTCGACGCTGAAGTGGCTGCCGGAAAATGCGGAGCAGGCCGCGGGAATACAGCAGCACATTGCGCAGATCGACAGCAGGATGCGCGCGGAAGAGGACCGCAAGGCGAAGTGGACGAAGCGGCTGGGACCGTTCGCTCCGATTGCGCTGTTTCTGATCAAGATTAAGACGGCGATCTTCCTGCTGTTCAAGCTGAAGTTCCTGCTCGGGATTCTGGGCTTCTTCGGAATTTACTGGGCGCTGTTCGGATGGAAGTTCGCGCTGGGGTTTACGGTTTGCCTCTTCGTTCACGAGATGGGGCATTTCGTGGCGGTAAAGCGGCGCGGGCTAAAGGCGGACCTGCCGGTGTTCTTTCCGGGGCTGGGCGCGTATGTGCGCTGGTACAACCAAGGTGTCTCGGTTGATCAGCTGGCGGCGATTGCGCTGGCCGGACCGATGTATGGGCTGGCGGCGGCACTGGCTTGTCTGGCGATCGCGTGGGGGACACAGGGCCGGACGAGTGAGCTGTTCGTGGTGCTGGCGAATGTCGGGGCGTGGATCAATCTGTTCAACATGGTTCCGCTGCTGGGTCTGGATGGAGCGCAAGCGACGTATGCGCTGGGGCGCGTGCAGCGTGGGCTGATTGCGCTGACGTGCTTCATCTTCTTCGGCCTGACGGTCAACAAAGAGATGAACACGGGATTCACTGGAGCGTTCATCCAGTGGGTGTTCCTGTTTGTGGGGCTGGGGATGCTGTGGCGGTGCTTCACGAACGATGAGCCCGAGAAGCCGCATACCGCGACGATGGTGTATTTCCTGGGGTTGATTCTGGCGCTGGGATTCCTGCTGCTTCGCACACCGGTGCCTTTTACGGGTCGCGGACTTCGGTAA
- the hemL gene encoding glutamate-1-semialdehyde 2,1-aminomutase produces MPLEKIRSIALNHRANRYLPGGVDSPVRAFRAVGGDPPMVVRAEGAYLYDADKNRYLDLFGSWGPMLLGHAFAPVVNAVKRAAERGTSFGASTPSEADLAELVQRCFPSMERMRFVSSGTEACMSAIRLARGFTGRPFVIKFEGCYHGHADALLVKAGSGVATFGIPGSAGVPPETAMHTLALPYNDLEAVEEAFAAFPDQIACVIVEPVVGNAGTIPPAAGYLAGLRRLTREHGALLIFDEVMTGFRLAPGGAQERFAEDLGENGAPDLTTLGKILGGGLPVAAFGGRAEVMEQLAPLGPVYQAGTLSGNPLAMAAGVAMLAHLLAYKTEIYPTLERTSAAIADGVAKIAAEKGIGLTTNRVGSMFTWFFTPSEVRDFESASAADTAMFGRFHRAMLERGVWLPPSQFEAAFVSAVIGRREVEMVLAAANEALGEVER; encoded by the coding sequence ATGCCGCTTGAGAAGATTCGCTCTATTGCATTGAATCATCGCGCGAACCGGTATCTGCCAGGCGGGGTGGACTCGCCAGTACGCGCGTTTCGGGCTGTGGGCGGCGATCCGCCGATGGTGGTGCGTGCGGAGGGAGCGTATCTCTACGACGCGGATAAGAACCGGTATCTGGATCTGTTTGGGTCGTGGGGGCCGATGCTGCTGGGGCATGCGTTTGCCCCGGTGGTGAATGCGGTGAAACGCGCGGCAGAGCGGGGGACGTCGTTTGGCGCGAGCACGCCGAGCGAGGCGGATCTAGCAGAGTTAGTGCAGCGATGCTTTCCGTCGATGGAGCGGATGCGATTTGTGAGTTCCGGCACGGAGGCCTGCATGTCAGCGATCCGGCTGGCGCGCGGGTTTACGGGTCGGCCGTTCGTAATCAAGTTTGAGGGCTGCTATCACGGACATGCGGATGCGCTGCTGGTGAAGGCGGGCAGCGGCGTGGCGACGTTTGGGATTCCGGGATCTGCGGGTGTGCCTCCGGAGACGGCGATGCACACGCTGGCGCTGCCGTACAACGATCTCGAAGCCGTTGAAGAGGCGTTTGCGGCGTTTCCGGACCAGATTGCGTGCGTGATTGTGGAGCCGGTGGTGGGGAATGCAGGCACGATTCCGCCGGCGGCAGGATATCTTGCGGGACTGCGAAGGCTGACCCGCGAGCACGGCGCGCTGCTGATCTTCGATGAGGTGATGACGGGCTTCCGGCTGGCGCCGGGTGGAGCGCAGGAACGGTTTGCGGAGGATCTGGGCGAGAACGGAGCGCCGGATTTGACGACGCTGGGGAAGATTTTGGGTGGAGGACTTCCTGTAGCGGCGTTTGGCGGGCGCGCGGAGGTGATGGAACAGCTTGCTCCGCTGGGGCCGGTGTACCAGGCGGGAACGCTGAGCGGGAATCCGCTGGCGATGGCCGCGGGTGTGGCGATGCTGGCGCACCTGCTGGCGTACAAGACGGAGATCTATCCGACGCTGGAGAGAACGTCGGCGGCGATTGCCGATGGTGTGGCGAAGATTGCGGCGGAGAAGGGGATCGGGCTGACGACGAACCGTGTGGGCAGCATGTTCACGTGGTTCTTTACGCCGAGCGAGGTGCGGGATTTCGAGTCGGCGAGCGCGGCAGATACTGCAATGTTCGGGCGCTTTCATCGTGCGATGCTGGAGCGCGGCGTGTGGCTGCCGCCGAGCCAGTTCGAGGCAGCGTTCGTGTCGGCGGTGATTGGAAGGCGCGAGGTGGAGATGGTGCTGGCGGCGGCGAATGAGGCGCTCGGCGAAGTAGAACGCTAG
- the pyrR gene encoding bifunctional pyr operon transcriptional regulator/uracil phosphoribosyltransferase PyrR yields the protein MSETSTPASSSSDATQPRLREKGRLMSSSEIERTLVRLAHEIVERNNGAANIGLVGIKRRGVPLAQRVGKLIETIERQPVDVGVLDISFYRDDLSTRDVRPVVEKGDIGFDIEGRDIILMDDVLYTGRTIRAALDALFDHGRPKSVQLLVLIDRGHRELPIEARFIGRIVPTSRREIIEVKLREIDNDEQVLLVELVED from the coding sequence ATGAGCGAAACATCCACCCCCGCTTCGTCCAGCTCCGACGCCACACAGCCGCGCCTTCGTGAGAAGGGCCGCCTCATGTCCTCCTCCGAGATCGAGCGCACCCTCGTCCGTCTCGCGCATGAGATCGTCGAGCGCAACAACGGCGCCGCCAACATCGGTCTCGTGGGCATCAAGCGCCGCGGCGTTCCGCTTGCCCAACGCGTCGGCAAGCTCATCGAAACCATCGAGCGCCAGCCCGTCGACGTCGGCGTGCTCGACATCAGCTTCTACCGCGATGACCTCTCCACACGCGACGTCCGCCCCGTCGTCGAAAAAGGCGACATCGGCTTCGACATCGAAGGCCGCGACATCATCCTCATGGACGACGTCCTCTACACCGGCCGCACGATCCGCGCCGCACTCGACGCCCTCTTCGATCACGGCCGCCCCAAGAGCGTCCAGCTTCTCGTCCTCATCGACCGCGGCCACCGCGAGCTTCCCATCGAAGCACGATTCATCGGCCGCATCGTCCCCACCTCGCGCCGCGAGATTATCGAGGTCAAGCTCCGCGAGATCGACAACGACGAGCAGGTCTTGCTCGTCGAACTCGTCGAAGACTAA
- a CDS encoding MBL fold metallo-hydrolase, with protein sequence MKYVPHPAAQPTDNSLIRARHTLGDLSLTICTDGTFLLDGGAMFGVVPKPLWSRRAPADDQNRILLGLNALVIRFPGSARMPSALVVIETGLGNKLSPKMREIHANQELLPASLAAAGIRPEEVTHVLNTHLHFDHCGWNTTLHPDGSVTPTFPNARYFFAAGELAHGRLQHDRDRVSYLSPNYDPLLASGQLTLLDPHGLGGFTPDDQRLRNPEAPNLPLPTIQTSPEILPGLTVEPFPGHTSSMLAVHITSGDEHAVYTGDLFPTHNHLDPTWVMGYDLDPIRCIDERKRLLARAIPERWLLIFPHDHQLPATHVTLNDKGRPIAEAAL encoded by the coding sequence GTGAAGTACGTCCCGCATCCAGCAGCCCAGCCCACCGACAACAGCCTCATCCGCGCCCGCCACACCCTCGGCGATCTCAGCCTCACCATCTGCACCGACGGCACCTTCCTGCTCGATGGCGGAGCCATGTTCGGCGTCGTCCCCAAACCTCTCTGGAGCCGCCGCGCCCCAGCCGACGATCAGAACCGCATCCTTCTCGGCCTTAACGCCCTAGTAATACGATTCCCCGGCTCAGCGCGCATGCCGTCCGCCCTCGTCGTAATCGAGACCGGCCTCGGAAACAAGCTCTCACCCAAAATGCGCGAAATCCACGCCAACCAGGAGCTTCTCCCCGCCTCCCTCGCCGCCGCCGGCATCCGCCCCGAAGAGGTGACCCACGTCCTCAACACCCACCTGCACTTCGACCATTGCGGCTGGAACACCACCCTCCACCCCGACGGCTCCGTCACCCCCACCTTCCCCAACGCGCGCTACTTCTTCGCCGCCGGTGAGCTCGCCCACGGGCGCCTCCAGCACGACCGCGACCGCGTCAGCTATCTCTCCCCCAACTACGACCCACTCCTCGCCTCCGGCCAACTCACCCTGCTCGACCCGCACGGCCTCGGTGGCTTCACCCCAGACGACCAACGCCTTCGCAACCCCGAGGCACCAAATCTCCCACTCCCCACGATCCAAACATCGCCCGAAATCCTTCCCGGCCTCACGGTCGAGCCCTTCCCCGGTCACACCTCCAGCATGCTCGCCGTCCATATCACCTCAGGCGATGAACACGCCGTCTACACCGGCGACCTCTTCCCCACGCACAACCACCTCGACCCGACCTGGGTTATGGGCTACGATCTCGACCCCATCCGCTGCATCGACGAGCGCAAGCGCCTCCTCGCCCGCGCCATCCCCGAGCGATGGCTCCTGATCTTCCCCCACGACCACCAGCTCCCCGCAACCCACGTTACCCTCAACGACAAAGGCCGCCCCATAGCCGAGGCGGCCCTCTAG
- a CDS encoding zinc-ribbon domain containing protein: protein MEFTDRILKCSDCGNEFVFTAGEQLFFYDKQFKNDPKRCKLCKAKRAGLGRSANATGAVTLPLSRTETRTKCSACGVETTVPFKPTQGRPVLCRSCFQLKRVPSGVAAVAQMDSAATQVANAMEQVLPSADGVETSASAMELITQAPAAVIAENSDAPLAAVAAEAAQA, encoded by the coding sequence ATGGAATTCACGGACCGTATCCTGAAGTGCTCCGACTGTGGCAACGAGTTCGTCTTTACCGCAGGTGAGCAACTCTTCTTCTACGACAAGCAGTTCAAAAACGACCCCAAGCGATGCAAGCTCTGCAAGGCCAAGCGTGCCGGCCTTGGGCGCTCTGCCAATGCCACCGGGGCCGTAACCCTTCCGCTCTCACGCACCGAAACCCGAACGAAATGCTCGGCTTGCGGCGTTGAGACCACGGTGCCGTTCAAGCCCACCCAGGGCCGCCCCGTGCTCTGTCGCTCCTGCTTCCAGCTCAAACGAGTCCCATCAGGTGTCGCTGCCGTTGCGCAAATGGACTCGGCTGCCACGCAGGTCGCCAACGCCATGGAACAGGTGCTGCCATCCGCGGATGGCGTCGAGACCTCAGCCTCGGCCATGGAGCTGATCACCCAGGCCCCCGCTGCCGTCATCGCCGAGAACTCCGACGCTCCGCTCGCTGCTGTCGCCGCCGAAGCCGCACAGGCATGA
- a CDS encoding MFS transporter encodes MSADAVAAETPEGLPLPAPNAPEPLSMGAVLRIVPLRRLWYAQVVSVFGDFLALYAVMTIVTYKLHATPQQVTGIQIAYLAPIAVLGIVSGVFADRWPVKATLVSSDLTRAALCLLLLLVHSIAGFYAVLASISVVSSFFSPAQGIALRSAVPFHGLRSANALMQQVMFIMRIIGGPIAVTIVTVLGVRVCYVGDSISFIASASLIASIALNIPRKRAQQPSSAVVPSQPTGIRRIIADMREGTSFILHHAALLFVVTALAAGMFALGCFAPMIAVYVRDNLHASQKIFGVTSAMIGLGLLAGMNILTAVAKRVKHTSLVYFGLGGMAVGTFILAAIPHLVATIPALILVGFAAGGIIVPSQTLIQEETPHTMLGRVGSTVMSFVFSAQIAGLLLSGVLAQHTSVRGVFLLSGILLAVLMLAGKLWMEPTHPQPAEAATV; translated from the coding sequence ATGAGCGCAGACGCCGTTGCCGCCGAGACACCGGAAGGTCTTCCCCTTCCCGCACCCAACGCACCCGAGCCCCTCAGCATGGGCGCGGTCCTGCGCATCGTCCCCCTGCGCCGCCTCTGGTACGCGCAGGTCGTCAGTGTCTTCGGCGACTTCCTCGCGCTCTACGCTGTCATGACCATCGTGACCTACAAGCTGCACGCCACACCGCAGCAGGTTACCGGCATCCAGATCGCGTACCTCGCACCCATCGCCGTCCTCGGGATTGTCAGCGGCGTCTTCGCCGATCGCTGGCCCGTCAAGGCCACCCTCGTCTCAAGCGACCTCACGCGCGCGGCACTCTGCCTTCTGCTTCTCCTGGTCCACTCCATCGCCGGCTTCTACGCCGTGCTCGCTTCCATAAGCGTTGTTTCGAGCTTCTTCTCGCCTGCGCAGGGCATTGCCCTTCGCTCCGCAGTCCCCTTCCACGGACTCCGCTCCGCCAATGCGCTCATGCAGCAGGTCATGTTCATCATGCGCATCATCGGCGGCCCCATCGCCGTCACCATCGTCACCGTGCTCGGCGTCAGGGTCTGCTACGTCGGCGACTCCATCAGCTTCATAGCGTCCGCATCTCTTATCGCCTCCATCGCGCTCAACATTCCGCGCAAGCGCGCGCAACAGCCATCCAGCGCCGTCGTCCCCAGCCAACCCACCGGAATACGCCGCATCATCGCCGACATGCGCGAGGGCACCAGCTTCATCCTTCACCACGCCGCACTTCTCTTCGTCGTCACCGCGCTCGCCGCCGGCATGTTTGCGCTGGGCTGCTTCGCTCCCATGATCGCCGTCTACGTGCGCGACAATCTGCACGCCTCACAGAAAATCTTCGGCGTCACCAGTGCAATGATCGGGCTCGGCCTTCTCGCCGGAATGAACATCCTCACGGCCGTCGCCAAAAGAGTGAAGCACACATCGCTCGTCTACTTCGGGCTCGGCGGCATGGCCGTCGGTACGTTCATCCTCGCCGCCATCCCGCATCTCGTCGCCACCATCCCCGCACTGATCCTTGTCGGGTTCGCCGCCGGCGGCATCATCGTGCCTTCCCAGACGCTCATTCAGGAAGAGACGCCGCACACCATGCTCGGCCGCGTCGGCTCAACGGTCATGTCGTTCGTTTTTTCTGCGCAGATCGCCGGCCTTCTGCTCAGCGGCGTGCTCGCCCAGCACACCAGCGTGCGCGGCGTCTTTCTGCTCAGCGGCATCCTTCTCGCCGTTCTCATGCTCGCCGGCAAACTCTGGATGGAACCCACTCATCCTCAACCTGCCGAAGCGGCCACCGTCTAG